The Salvelinus namaycush isolate Seneca chromosome 38, SaNama_1.0, whole genome shotgun sequence genome includes a window with the following:
- the LOC120032147 gene encoding protein mono-ADP-ribosyltransferase PARP12-like isoform X2 — protein MHRLEAIIQVCFTYNKGSGEYGYCPDKGSCRRLHVCERYITGTCAADVDCGRSHDFYEPHPLNTLQQRGVPNELVASILSTYRNIQAIGHTNDASNTLCKKDSDDCLLKSKALPSHWDKSSVPETGFKRVALQSSSAEHKNILDLFHHTMTGFSVKSIERVQNRILWEVFSWQGDVMRKTNAGKDNEKQLFHGTDSKHVDAICLQNIDWRIGGTQGTPYGQGSYFSKDAKFSHSYTSQSGVRSMFVCRVLVGNYTQGHSSYLCPPSKDGSHTISYDSCVDDIYNPSVFMVVGKHQVYPEYLIQYREGSRPETYVPSPNFVQNQSHHKMHWQPIPVMLHSQATPVLPNNARFRSPCPTGQRTPRPTLTHASAQFGSLNSLTHPLFQPGLMTYVSHPPPWVSSMTSIPRAPPSRTRRSQFTKMKAKSKSMASLDNL, from the exons ATGCACAGACTTGAGGCTATCATCCAA GTTTGCTTCACATACAACAAAGGTAGTGGAGAGTATGGCTATTGTCCTGACAAAGGGAGCTGCAGAAGACTCCACGTCTGTGAGCGCTACATTACAGGAACCTGTGCTGCAGACGTGGACTGTGGCAGGTCTCACGACTTCTACGAGCCCCACCCACTCAACACCCTGCAGCAGAGGGGAGTACCTAATGAACTGGTGGCATCCATATTGTCCACCTACCGCAACATCCAGGCAATCGGGCATACTAATGATGCTAGTAACACACTTTG CAAAAAAGACTCTGATGACTGCCTGCTGAAATCCAAAGCTTTACCCAGTCACTGGGATAAATCTTCAGTACCTGAAACTGGATTCAAG AGGGTTGCTCTGCAGAGTTCCTCAGCTGAGCACAAGAATATTCTGGATCTTTTCCATCATACTATGACTGGCTTCAGTGTGAAGAGTATTGAGAGGGTGCAGAATCGGATCCTGTGGGAGGTCTTTTCGTG GCAAGGAGATGTGATGAGAAAGACAAACGCAGGGAAGGACAATGAGAAGCAGCTCTTCCATGGAACAGACTCCAAACACGTGGACGCTATATGCCTGCAGAACATAGACTGGAGGATCGGTGGAACACAAGGAACACCCTATGGGCAAG GAAGCTACTTTTCTAAGGATGCCAAGTTCTCCCACAGCtacaccagccagtcaggagtcAGGTCCATGTTTGTTTGTCGTGTGCTGGTGGGAAATTACACGCAAGGACACTCCAGCTACCTCTGCCCCCCTTCAAAAGATGGAAGTCACACCATTTCCTATGACAGCTGTGTGGATGATATCTACAACCCCTCTGTATTTATGGTGGTCGGGAAGCACCAGGTTTACCCAGAGTACCTTATTCAGTACAGGGAAGGGTCCAGGCCTGAGACTTATGTTCCATCACCTAACTTTGTCCAAAACCAGAGCCACCACAAAATGCACTGGCAACCTATTCCAGTCATGCTACACTCACAAGCCACCCCTGTGCTGCCCAACAATGCAAGGTTCAGATCTCCTTGCCCAACAGGACAGAGAACCCCCAGGCCTACCTTGACACATGCTTCTGCACAGTTTGGCTCCCTGAACTCCTTGACACATCCATTGTTTCAGCCAGGTCTGATGACTTACGTCTCTCATCCACCACCCTGGGTCAGCTCTATGACCTCCATACCACGCGCACCTCCATCAAGGACAAGAAGATCACAGTTTACTAAAATGAAAGCAAAAAGTAAATCTATGGCATCACTAGATAATCTATAA